One segment of Vicugna pacos chromosome 30, VicPac4, whole genome shotgun sequence DNA contains the following:
- the IER3IP1 gene encoding immediate early response 3-interacting protein 1 isoform X2 — protein sequence MAFTLYSLLQAALLCVNAIAVLHEERFLKNIGWGTDQGIGGFGEEPGIKSQLMNLIRSVRTVMRVPLIIVNSIAIVLLLLFG from the exons ATGGCCTTTACGCTGTACTCGCTGCTGCAGGCGGCTCTGCTGTGTGTCAACGCCATCGCCGTGCTGCACGAGGAGCGCTTCCTCAAGAACA TTGGCTGGGGAACAGACCAGGGAATTGGTGGATTCGGAGAAGAGCCAGGAATTAAATCTCAGCTAATGAACCTTATTCGATCTGTACGAACCGTGATGAGAG tGCCATTGATAATAGTAAACTCAATTGCAATTGTATTACTTTTACTATTTGGGTGA
- the IER3IP1 gene encoding immediate early response 3-interacting protein 1 isoform X1: protein MAFTLYSLLQAALLCVNAIAVLHEERFLKNIGWGTDQGIGGFGEEPGIKSQLMNLIRSVRTVMRGIGCLLAVPQLEGWKIPGPWGPCN, encoded by the exons ATGGCCTTTACGCTGTACTCGCTGCTGCAGGCGGCTCTGCTGTGTGTCAACGCCATCGCCGTGCTGCACGAGGAGCGCTTCCTCAAGAACA TTGGCTGGGGAACAGACCAGGGAATTGGTGGATTCGGAGAAGAGCCAGGAATTAAATCTCAGCTAATGAACCTTATTCGATCTGTACGAACCGTGATGAGAG GTATTGGATGCCTGTTGGCCGTGCCTCAGCTGGAGGGGTGGAAGATCCCTGGGCCGTGGGGTCCTTGCAACTGA